A stretch of the Mycobacteriales bacterium genome encodes the following:
- a CDS encoding MFS transporter has translation MSRDDVAAGRREASGTGRVSRRLAFPLVGYAFAVTMLGTTLPTPLYPLYQHNIGFSGFMVTVIFAVYAIGVVGALLCFGQLSDQIGRRRALIPGLLLSALSAVVFLTAGGLPALFIGRVLSGLSAGIFTGTATAALVDFAPEGRRGRATLVATLVNVGGLGLGPLLAGLLAEYAPLPLRLPFIVDLALLVPALIAVIVIPEPVDVRGGVRIRLQRLRVPPEVRSVFVPAAFVGFAGFAVLGLFTAVAPAFLGQVLQLPNHALTGVVVFAVFAASAVGQLALGLFPGRIALPVGSLALIVGIGIVAVGLGVESLALLLIGGIVAGLGQGLSFRAGLTAITGGTPANRRAEVTSSFFVVLYVALAVPVIGVGLAAQGIGLRSAGIAFAGVVAALAAVTLVMQRRQTAAA, from the coding sequence GTGAGCCGCGACGACGTGGCGGCCGGACGCCGCGAGGCATCCGGCACCGGGCGGGTCAGCCGCCGCCTGGCGTTTCCGCTGGTCGGCTACGCGTTCGCGGTCACGATGCTCGGCACGACGTTGCCCACCCCGCTCTACCCGCTCTACCAGCACAACATCGGCTTCTCCGGCTTCATGGTGACGGTGATCTTCGCCGTCTACGCCATCGGCGTGGTCGGTGCCCTGCTCTGCTTCGGCCAGCTCTCGGACCAGATCGGCCGGCGGCGGGCGCTCATCCCGGGCCTGCTGCTCTCGGCGCTGAGCGCGGTGGTCTTCCTCACCGCCGGCGGCCTGCCGGCGTTGTTCATCGGGCGGGTCCTGTCGGGACTGTCAGCCGGCATCTTCACCGGAACGGCGACCGCCGCGCTGGTGGACTTCGCCCCGGAGGGCCGCCGCGGCCGGGCGACGCTGGTCGCGACCCTCGTCAACGTCGGGGGCCTCGGCCTCGGCCCGCTGCTGGCCGGACTCCTGGCCGAATACGCCCCCCTGCCGCTGCGGCTCCCGTTCATCGTCGATCTCGCTCTGCTGGTCCCGGCCCTGATCGCCGTCATCGTGATACCCGAGCCGGTCGACGTCCGCGGAGGCGTCCGGATCCGGCTGCAACGGCTGCGGGTCCCGCCCGAGGTGCGGTCGGTGTTCGTCCCGGCGGCGTTCGTGGGCTTCGCCGGGTTCGCGGTGCTGGGGCTCTTCACCGCCGTCGCGCCGGCGTTCCTGGGGCAGGTGCTGCAGCTGCCCAACCACGCCCTCACCGGCGTGGTGGTGTTCGCCGTCTTCGCCGCGTCCGCGGTAGGCCAGCTCGCCCTCGGCCTGTTCCCGGGGCGCATCGCACTCCCGGTCGGGAGTCTCGCGCTGATCGTCGGGATCGGGATCGTCGCCGTCGGCCTGGGCGTCGAGTCACTGGCCCTGCTGCTCATCGGCGGGATCGTCGCCGGACTGGGGCAGGGGCTGAGCTTCCGCGCCGGGCTGACGGCGATCACCGGCGGCACACCGGCCAATCGCCGGGCCGAGGTGACCTCGAGCTTCTTCGTCGTGCTCTACGTCGCCCTCGCCGTACCGGTGATCGGCGTCGGCCTGGCCGCGCAGGGCATCGGCCTGCGGTCGGCCGGGATCGCGTTCGCCGGTGTCGTCGCCGCCCTGGCCGCGGTCACCCTCGTGATGCAGCGACGGCAGACAGCCGCCGCGTGA
- a CDS encoding SDR family oxidoreductase, whose product MDLGLNERVYVVTGGSRGLGRATAQVLVDEGARVVVSSRSTDAVTTAAAELGGPTQATGVAADLADPATPDRLAGAALSSFGRLDGALISVGGPPATSATAATDEQWRAAFESVFLGALRLATTLADRLADGGSIAFVLSSSVRSPISGLAISNGLRPGLAMAAKTLSDELGPRGIRVNGLLPGRIATDRLKELDAKSGDPEEARRRGEAIIPLRRYGEPAELGRAAAFLLSPAASYITGVMLQVDGGALRCL is encoded by the coding sequence ATGGATCTCGGACTGAACGAACGGGTGTACGTCGTCACCGGGGGATCTCGCGGCTTGGGGCGCGCGACCGCACAGGTGCTGGTCGACGAGGGCGCCCGGGTCGTCGTCTCCTCGCGCAGCACCGACGCCGTCACCACGGCGGCCGCCGAACTCGGCGGCCCGACGCAGGCGACGGGTGTGGCCGCGGACCTCGCCGACCCGGCGACGCCGGACCGGCTGGCCGGCGCCGCGCTGAGCTCGTTCGGCCGGCTGGACGGGGCCCTCATCAGCGTCGGCGGCCCACCGGCGACCTCGGCCACCGCGGCGACCGACGAGCAATGGCGGGCGGCCTTCGAATCGGTCTTCCTCGGTGCGCTGCGACTCGCCACGACGCTGGCCGACCGGCTCGCCGACGGCGGCTCGATCGCCTTCGTGCTGTCCAGCTCGGTGCGGTCGCCGATCAGTGGCCTGGCGATCTCCAACGGGCTCCGGCCGGGCCTGGCAATGGCCGCGAAGACACTGTCCGACGAACTCGGTCCGCGGGGCATCCGGGTCAACGGCCTGCTCCCCGGCCGGATCGCCACCGACCGGCTGAAGGAGCTCGACGCCAAGAGCGGCGACCCCGAAGAAGCGCGGCGACGGGGCGAGGCCATCATCCCGCTCCGCCGCTACGGCGAGCCGGCGGAGCTCGGCCGGGCCGCGGCGTTCCTGCTCTCCCCGGCCGCCTCCTACATCACCGGCGTGATGTTGCAGGTCGACGGCGGCGCCCTGCGGTGCCTGTAG
- a CDS encoding TIGR03118 family protein: MRTKVSQLIPRGPRLAGASLLAVPALIAAGIGVAGPASGSTAPAAAHGVKQVNLVSDQAGKAQFMDPKLINPWGLAQSPTSPLWSANNGSDSATLYSGGVAGSPVVKPPLEVDVAGGPTGQVFNDTTDFVVSSKAGSGAAPFIFDTEAGDIKAWNPAAAPTTALTVAHVKNAVFKGLALLKTPAGPFLLAADFHNGRIDVFNSKFHRVPLPRPFFTDPRLPRGYAPFNVAVLNNSIYVSYAKQDAMRHDEVDGPGLGFVDRYSAIGLFPHRVASRGTLNAPWGMTWAPSTFGRHAGQLLIGNFGDGRISTFDRWNNFRGLLRRANGHAVRIDGLWSLIPGTATTGGAGTVLFSAGPDGEMHGLVGLLRPAD; this comes from the coding sequence ATGCGCACCAAGGTCTCCCAGCTCATTCCGCGCGGCCCGCGCCTGGCCGGCGCGAGCCTGCTCGCCGTGCCCGCTCTGATCGCCGCAGGGATCGGGGTCGCGGGGCCGGCATCCGGCTCGACCGCCCCCGCCGCCGCACACGGCGTCAAGCAGGTCAATCTCGTCTCGGACCAGGCCGGCAAGGCCCAGTTCATGGATCCGAAACTGATCAACCCGTGGGGACTCGCCCAGTCCCCGACCAGCCCGCTGTGGTCGGCGAACAACGGGTCGGATTCCGCGACGCTCTACTCGGGCGGAGTCGCCGGCTCGCCGGTGGTGAAGCCCCCGCTGGAGGTCGATGTCGCCGGCGGCCCGACCGGTCAGGTGTTCAACGACACCACCGACTTCGTCGTCTCCTCGAAGGCCGGCTCGGGAGCCGCGCCGTTCATCTTCGACACCGAGGCGGGCGACATCAAGGCCTGGAACCCGGCCGCCGCGCCGACCACCGCCCTCACCGTCGCCCACGTCAAGAACGCGGTCTTCAAGGGCCTCGCACTGCTGAAGACCCCGGCCGGCCCGTTCCTGCTGGCCGCTGACTTCCACAACGGCCGGATCGACGTGTTCAACTCGAAGTTCCACCGCGTGCCACTCCCCCGGCCGTTCTTCACCGACCCACGGCTGCCTCGCGGCTACGCTCCGTTCAACGTCGCGGTCCTGAACAACTCGATCTACGTCAGCTACGCCAAGCAGGACGCCATGCGGCATGACGAGGTCGACGGTCCCGGGCTCGGCTTCGTGGACCGCTACTCCGCGATCGGTCTCTTCCCGCACCGGGTCGCCAGCCGCGGGACGCTCAACGCGCCGTGGGGCATGACCTGGGCCCCGAGCACCTTCGGGCGCCACGCGGGGCAGCTGCTCATCGGCAACTTCGGTGACGGCCGGATCAGCACCTTCGACCGCTGGAACAACTTCCGCGGTCTGCTCCGCAGGGCGAACGGCCACGCGGTCAGGATCGACGGGCTGTGGTCACTCATCCCCGGCACCGCGACCACCGGTGGCGCGGGAACGGTGCTCTTCAGCGCCGGACCCGACGGCGAGATGCACGGACTGGTCGGGCTGTTGAGGCCGGCCGACTGA